From the genome of Candidatus Hydrogenedentota bacterium:
CGCCATGACGCGCACGGCGCTGGCGTTTCGTTGGGTCATCGAATTTTCCCGCAAACGGGGTGAAAAAACCATGGCCGAGCGTCTGGCGGGCGAACTGCTGGATTGCCACGCCAATCAGGGATCAACCATCAAGCGCAAGGAAGATACACACCGAATGGCCGAGGCCAACAAAGCGTTCGCCCATTTTCGGTATTAGCATATTTCGACGTTTTGCCGATGTTCGGCAAGGCGATGAATTCAGGCCCCGCGGGGCCGCAACCACAGTTGAATCGTGAGCGTGGGCCCAGGATTTTGGGCGGAAAGCGAACGACGAAGATGTTCATGGAAGCGATTTACAGGTTAGGCCGGGTAGCGGCGGATGCGCCAACGCATTCGCCGGGTGCTTGCCTGTAATTTGCGGAAGGGAACACAACGTGCCAAGACGCTATCCGCTTGAAAAGACCCGGAATATCGGGATTATGGCCCATATTGACGCCGGCAAGACCACCGTTACGGAACGCGTCTTGTACTACTCCGGTCGGGTGCACCGTGTGGGCGAAGTCCACGACGGTACGGCGACCATGGATTACATGGTCCAAGAACGGGAGCGCGGCATCACCATCACCTCAGCGGCCACCGCCTGTGAGTGGAACGGGTACCGTATCAATATCATTGATACGCCGGGCCACGTGGATTTCACGGCGGAGGTCGAACGCAGTCTTCGGGTGCTGGACGGTGCAGTGGGAGTATTTTGCGCAGTAGCGGGGGTTCAGCCGCAGTCGGAAACCGTCTGGCGCCAAGCCAATCGTTATCACGTTCCGCGCATAGCCCTGATCAACAAAATGGATCGCGTGGGCGCTGATTTTCAGCGTGCGGTGCGAAGCATGCGCGAGCGGCTGGCGGCGGTGGCGGTTCCCATCCAACTTCCAATCGGATCGGAAGACACGTTTCGCGGGATTGTGGACCTTGTCCACAACCGCAGCGTGATGTTTGTGGGAGAAGGCGTTGATTTGGATGCTGTAATCGGCGAAATTCCAGCCGACATGCGCGCGGAGGCCGAACAGGCCCGGCATGATTTGATTGAAGCCGTGGCCGAGGTTGATCCCCTGATCATGGAAAAATACGTCCATGAGCAGGAGATCAGCACAGCCGAGTTGAAGGCCGGCATTCGCAAAGGTGTTCTGGCCGTGTCGCTTTGCCCGGTGTTGTGTGGCGCAGCCCTCCGAAACAGAGGAATACGGCCAATGCTGGATGCGGTAGTGGATTATCTGCCGTCACCGGTTGACTTGCCGCCAACCCAGGGCACGGATCCCGATCATCCGTCCAAGACGATCGAGCGCAAGGCTTCCGACGATGCGCCGTTTTGTGCGCTGGCATTCAAAGTCCTTACGGATCAACACGTTGGACGGCTGACATTCATCCGGGTGTACTCCGGGGTGGCCAAGGCCGGTTCGATGGTGTTGAATTCGCGAACGGGCCGAAAGGAACGCCTGGGACGCTTGCTGGAAATGCATGCGGACGAACGGACGGACATCGAAGAGTTTCGGGCGGGCGATATTGGCGCGGTAATTGGCCCCAAGGACACGACGACCGGTGATACGCTGTGCGATCCGAAACATCGGATAGCCCTGATGGCGGTCGAGTTTCCAGAACCGGTGGTGCATATCGCCATCGAACCGCGGACCAAGGCCGATCAGGATCGGCTGAGCGAGGCGTTGCGGCGCCTAAGCGACGAGGATCCCACGTTCCATGTCAAGTCGAACGAGGACACCGGGCAGATGATCATTGCCGGGATGGGCGAACTTCATCTCGAAATCATCGTGGACCGGTTGAAACGCGAGTTCAACGTGCAGGCAAACGTAGGACGCCCCGTGGTGGCGTACCGGGAAACGATCCGGCAGCGTTGCGAGGCGGAAGTACGGTTCGTGCGACAAACCGGCGGACGCGGGCAGTACGGGCATGTGGTGTTGGCCCTTTCGCCCGGCGAAACCGGATCGCACTTTACATTTGAAGACAAGACCGTGGGCGGATCGGTTCCCAAGGAATTCGTGCCGGCGGTTCAGCGCGGCGCGCGGGAAGCCCTCGAAAGCGGCGTTGTTTCGGGATACCCGATGGTGGATGTGCACGTCGAATTGCTCGACGGATCGTTCCACGAGGTGGATTCGTCGGAGTTGGCATTCCAGACGGCGGCCTCGATGGCGGTGCGCGAGGCGGCCCCCAAGGGACGCCCGGCGCTTCTCGAACCGATGATGAAGGTCGAGGTGACATGTCCCGACGAATACCTGGGCGACGTGCTGAGCGA
Proteins encoded in this window:
- the fusA gene encoding elongation factor G, encoding MPRRYPLEKTRNIGIMAHIDAGKTTVTERVLYYSGRVHRVGEVHDGTATMDYMVQERERGITITSAATACEWNGYRINIIDTPGHVDFTAEVERSLRVLDGAVGVFCAVAGVQPQSETVWRQANRYHVPRIALINKMDRVGADFQRAVRSMRERLAAVAVPIQLPIGSEDTFRGIVDLVHNRSVMFVGEGVDLDAVIGEIPADMRAEAEQARHDLIEAVAEVDPLIMEKYVHEQEISTAELKAGIRKGVLAVSLCPVLCGAALRNRGIRPMLDAVVDYLPSPVDLPPTQGTDPDHPSKTIERKASDDAPFCALAFKVLTDQHVGRLTFIRVYSGVAKAGSMVLNSRTGRKERLGRLLEMHADERTDIEEFRAGDIGAVIGPKDTTTGDTLCDPKHRIALMAVEFPEPVVHIAIEPRTKADQDRLSEALRRLSDEDPTFHVKSNEDTGQMIIAGMGELHLEIIVDRLKREFNVQANVGRPVVAYRETIRQRCEAEVRFVRQTGGRGQYGHVVLALSPGETGSHFTFEDKTVGGSVPKEFVPAVQRGAREALESGVVSGYPMVDVHVELLDGSFHEVDSSELAFQTAASMAVREAAPKGRPALLEPMMKVEVTCPDEYLGDVLSDFTRRRGRIEGMDQIAGLREVRAVAPLAEMFGYAGDLRGRTQGRASHVMEFSHYEEVPPHVANEIMQHTGSNYRFS